Proteins encoded within one genomic window of Fragaria vesca subsp. vesca linkage group LG1, FraVesHawaii_1.0, whole genome shotgun sequence:
- the LOC101300482 gene encoding uncharacterized protein LOC101300482, with the protein MNTPFHDHDKKQKKGFMSSYKPSPGRHLKPDSKPDMVDKYPVLRSWFSLSRKSKTRQEVVVDQLEHADDQSQREEPDKKVVVLVEASRKSVSHVETNLASVASFLQVKVLVSDMPGFMQVHAFRSARRTYDSLEKFSPKHMAYNLKKEFDKTYGPAWHCIVGSGFGSFVTHSTGCFLYFSMEKLCILLFRTKIQKAAV; encoded by the exons ATGAACACCCCCTTTCATGACCATGACAAGAAGCAGAAGAAGGGTTTCATGTCCTCGTACAAACCCAGCCCCGGACGTCACCTGAAGCCGGATTCTAAGCCTGACATGGTAGATAAGTACCCGGTTTTACGTAGCTGGTTCAGTTTATCCAGGAAGTCGAAAACACGTCAAGAAGTAGTAGTAGATCAGTTGGAGCATGCTGATGATCAGAGTCAAAGAGAAGAACCAGATAAGAAAGTTGTAGTGTTGGTGGAAGCTTCAAGAAAGTCGGTTTCTCATGTCGAAACCAACTTGGCATCAGTGGCTTCGTTTCTGCAAGTGAAGGTCTTGGTTTCAGACATGCCTGGCTTCATGCAAGTCCATGCCTTCCGCAGCGCCAGAAGAACCTACGACAGTTTGGAGAAGTTTAGCCCCAAACACATGGCTTACAACCTCAAAAAG GAGTTTGATAAAACGTATGGACCGGCATGGCATTGCATCGTGGGATCCGGTTTCGGGTCGTTTGTGACGCATTCGACAGGTTGCTTCCTATATTTCTCAATGGAGAAGCTATGCATTTTGTTGTTCAGAACCAAAATCCAGAAAGCTGCGGTTTGA
- the LOC101300761 gene encoding uncharacterized protein At1g15400-like — protein MAELQRSESTFRRQGSSGLIWDDKFLQRALNQVEAEKQAEAAAAAAGQGQSGSDGPAASEGGAGGGGGGGRGYRTVKVAPPMMDPPSPKVSGCCGVFGKPAASKRPRSNKRRSK, from the coding sequence ATGGCGGAATTGCAGAGGTCCGAGAGCACCTTCAGGAGGCAAGGATCGTCCGGTTTGATTTGGGATGATAAATTTCTACAGAGGGCTTTGAATCAAGTCGAGGCCGAGAAGCAAGCCGAAGCCGCCGCCGCCGCCGCCGGTCAAGGCCAGAGCGGCTCAGACGGGCCTGCGGCTTCTGAGGGAGGAGCTGGAGGAGGAGGAGGAGGAGGGAGGGGGTATCGGACGGTGAAGGTTGCGCCGCCGATGATGGACCCGCCGTCGCCGAAGGTGTCAGGGTGTTGTGGAGTGTTTGGGAAGCCGGCGGCGTCGAAGCGGCCCAGATCGAACAAGCGGAGGTCAAAGTAG